In one window of Bacteroidota bacterium DNA:
- the istB gene encoding IS21-like element helper ATPase IstB — translation MINTDQTLEQLMQLKLHGMAQVYGTTRALPSHELPTAHELMAMLVEAEQHARTGQRTQLYLKLSGLRYDAVLENIQCSPTRNLTRNQLIALADGSFIQRSENILITGSTGCGKSYLACALGRQACTLGYKTIYLGMNRFAEKLSLSKLDGSYIKLLNQIEKFPLVILDDFGLTPMDNQVRIALLQVLEDRYGKRSTIITSQLPVNKWHQFISEPTLADAIMDRLSGSAHRFELKGESLRKKSIEKK, via the coding sequence ATGATTAACACAGATCAAACACTGGAACAACTCATGCAGCTGAAGCTGCATGGTATGGCTCAGGTCTACGGTACCACCCGGGCACTGCCATCGCACGAGCTTCCCACGGCTCACGAGCTCATGGCCATGCTAGTCGAGGCCGAACAACACGCCCGTACCGGCCAGCGCACGCAGCTATACCTAAAGTTAAGCGGCCTGCGCTATGACGCCGTGCTCGAAAATATCCAATGCTCACCCACCCGCAACCTCACCCGCAATCAATTAATCGCGCTGGCTGACGGCTCTTTTATACAGCGCTCGGAAAACATCCTTATCACAGGATCCACAGGCTGTGGAAAAAGTTATCTCGCCTGCGCCCTGGGGCGACAGGCGTGTACTCTGGGATATAAAACAATCTACCTTGGAATGAACCGCTTCGCGGAAAAACTTTCGCTATCCAAGCTGGATGGTTCCTATATCAAACTGCTTAACCAAATAGAAAAGTTCCCGTTGGTTATCCTTGATGACTTCGGGCTTACGCCGATGGATAATCAGGTAAGAATCGCCTTGCTTCAGGTGCTTGAAGACCGGTATGGAAAAAGATCAACCATCATCACCTCGCAGCTCCCGGTGAATAAATGGCACCAGTTTATTAGTGAGCCAACACTGGCCGATGCTATTATGGACAGATTGTCAGGTTCTGCTCACCGGTTCGAATTAAAAGGAGAATCGCTGCGAAAAAAATCAATTGAAAAAAAATAG
- a CDS encoding DUF4041 domain-containing protein, which produces MIPTLIIALIAITILVILWFLNWRKLQTTINDLTSRLTNTEQEKTNFSGQVTDLEQRNIALNKYQGLVDTEQKAKEILADAERNAASLIDNAKQTLDSAIIESNELKTKAQKELEQAAISANNIKAQASIDATSFKKNAVSLLNNATTEAQLIIEQANKKAQEIAGDAYKAMQNATELEKTVKAMKNIIEGYGDRYLMPTYSLLDDLAEEFGHTEAGEKLKFSREKTRLMIKNGTSAKCDYVETNRKETAINFILDAFNGKVDSILSKVKKDNYGTLEQKIKDAYQVVNNNGKAFRNAVVTFEYLNARLDELKWAVTTQELKWAEQEEQRGIKEQIREEEKARRDFEKAMREAQKEEETLKKLIEKAQSEIAQASEEQKSKYEERLKELEEKLKIAEDKNQRAISMAQQTKAGNIYIISNIGSFGENVYKIGMTRRLEPLDRVRELGDASVPFEFDVHSMIYSDNAPGLEKELHRKFLRMQMNKVNPRKEFFKVTLADIKAEVDSLNINAKWTMTAEARHYRETLAIEEAIKNDEQKRLEWEKYQLQNVPETMEEDEEVVAQIDEKK; this is translated from the coding sequence ATGATACCAACTTTAATTATCGCACTTATCGCAATTACAATTTTAGTTATTCTTTGGTTTCTTAATTGGAGAAAACTACAAACAACAATTAATGATTTAACTTCACGGTTGACAAATACTGAACAGGAGAAAACAAATTTTTCTGGACAGGTTACAGACCTCGAACAAAGAAACATTGCTTTAAATAAATATCAAGGGCTTGTCGACACAGAACAAAAAGCAAAAGAAATTCTTGCAGATGCAGAAAGGAATGCAGCTTCATTAATCGACAATGCAAAACAAACGCTTGACAGCGCAATCATTGAATCAAATGAATTAAAAACTAAAGCACAAAAGGAACTTGAACAAGCCGCAATTTCAGCTAACAATATAAAAGCCCAAGCCTCTATTGATGCAACCTCTTTCAAAAAAAATGCAGTTAGTCTTTTAAATAATGCTACAACCGAAGCTCAGCTAATAATAGAACAAGCAAACAAGAAAGCACAAGAAATAGCAGGTGATGCATATAAAGCTATGCAAAATGCGACAGAACTTGAAAAGACGGTAAAGGCAATGAAGAATATCATTGAAGGTTATGGCGACAGATATTTAATGCCGACTTACAGTTTATTAGATGATTTGGCAGAAGAATTTGGACATACAGAAGCGGGTGAAAAGTTAAAATTTTCAAGAGAGAAGACCCGTTTAATGATTAAAAACGGGACATCTGCAAAATGCGACTATGTTGAAACGAATAGAAAAGAAACAGCAATTAATTTTATCCTTGACGCATTTAACGGTAAAGTTGATTCCATACTTTCAAAAGTTAAAAAGGACAATTACGGAACATTGGAACAAAAAATCAAAGATGCTTACCAAGTTGTAAATAATAATGGAAAGGCTTTTCGTAATGCAGTTGTTACATTTGAATATTTAAACGCAAGACTTGACGAATTGAAATGGGCAGTAACTACACAAGAATTGAAATGGGCAGAACAAGAAGAACAAAGAGGAATCAAAGAGCAAATTAGAGAAGAAGAAAAGGCGCGAAGAGATTTTGAAAAGGCTATGCGTGAAGCTCAAAAGGAAGAAGAAACTTTAAAGAAACTAATTGAAAAGGCACAAAGTGAAATTGCACAAGCAAGTGAGGAACAAAAATCAAAATATGAGGAAAGATTAAAAGAACTTGAAGAAAAATTGAAAATAGCCGAAGACAAAAATCAGCGTGCAATTTCTATGGCACAACAGACAAAAGCAGGAAACATTTATATCATTTCAAATATTGGTTCATTTGGTGAAAATGTATATAAAATTGGTATGACAAGACGGCTTGAACCTTTAGACAGGGTGAGAGAATTAGGAGATGCAAGTGTACCTTTTGAGTTTGATGTACATTCAATGATATATAGTGACAATGCACCTGGACTTGAAAAAGAATTACATAGAAAATTCCTGCGAATGCAGATGAATAAAGTAAATCCAAGAAAAGAATTTTTCAAAGTTACACTTGCAGACATCAAAGCAGAAGTTGACAGTTTGAACATAAACGCAAAATGGACTATGACAGCAGAAGCCCGACATTACAGGGAAACTTTAGCAATTGAAGAAGCCATTAAAAATGATGAACAAAAGCGACTTGAATGGGAAAAATATCAACTTCAAAATGTCCCAGAGACAATGGAAGAAGATGAAGAAGTTGTAGCACAAATAGACGAGAAAAAATAA